Proteins encoded in a region of the Triticum dicoccoides isolate Atlit2015 ecotype Zavitan chromosome 3A, WEW_v2.0, whole genome shotgun sequence genome:
- the LOC119268275 gene encoding protein arginine methyltransferase NDUFAF7, mitochondrial-like has product MLRSPAAALLRCLAPRITGSSTRRTLPPYISSSSFLARFSSTPTSSPPPSSVGARSGPTHQHFSYSFCLAVEMLRSPAAALLRCLAPRITGCSGEAGSSTRRTLPPYISSSSFLARFSSTPTSSPPPSSVGARDDEAEDDKLPGSSGDSGARLSISVDRAGLYSPPEHSHEPSSDSDLVKHLKSIIKFRSGPISIAEYMEEVLTNPQSGYYMNRDVFGESGDFITSPEVSQMFGELIGVWAMCLWEQMGQPEKVNLIELGPGRGTLLADLLRGSAKFVNFTKALNINLVECSPTLQKVQYNTLKCEDESVGDEKRTVSKLCGAPVYWHASLEQVPSGFPTIIVAHEFFDALPIHQFQKGSRGWCEKMVDLAGDSLFRFVLSPQPTASLIFLSKRCQWASPEELEKVEQIEVCPKAMEISEQIADRISSDGGGALIIDYGKNGIVSDSLQAIRKHKFVHILDDPGSADLSAYVDFAAIKHSAKDASDDISVHGPMTQSQLLGSLGINFRVEALMQNCDEKQAESLRTGYWRLVGDGEAPFWEGPDDQTPIGMGSRYLAMAIVNKKHGSPVPFE; this is encoded by the exons ATGCTTCGGAGCCCAGCCGCCGCTCTGCTCCGCTGCCTGGCCCCTCGCATCACCGGCTCATCCACGCGTCGGACCCTCCCTCCTTAcatatcctcctcctccttcctcgcgCGCTTCTCGTCCACGCCGACGTCCTCGCCGCCACCGTCCTCCGTCGGTGCCCGCTCCGGCCCAACCCACCAGCACTTCAGCTACTCCTTCTGTCTCGCCGTCGAGATGCTTCGGAGCCCAGCCGCCGCTCTGCTCCGCTGCCTGGCCCCTCGCATCACCGGCTGCAGTGGGGAAGCCGGCTCATCCACGCGTCGGACCCTCCCTCCTTAcatatcctcctcctccttcctcgcgCGCTTCTCGTCCACGCCGACGTCCTCGCCGCCACCGTCCTCCGTCGGTGCCCGCGACGATGAGGCGGAGGATGACAAGCTCCCGGGATCATCAGGCGATTCCGGCGCCAGGCTCAGCATTTCTGTGGACCGCGCCGGTCTATACAGCCCCCCAG AGCACTCTCACGAGCCGTCGTCGGACTCTGACCTTGTCAAGCACCTTAAGAGCATCATAAAG TTCCGGAGTGGGCCGATCAGCATAGCTGAGTACATGGAGGAGGTGCTTACAAACCCACAGTCTGGGTACTACATGAATCGCGATGTGTTTGGGGAGTCTGGGGATTTCATCACCTCACCAGAGGTCAGCCAGATGTTTGGAGAG CTGATTGGTGTGTGGGCGATGTGTCTGTGGGAGCAAATGGGGCAACCAGAGAAGGTGAATTTGATTGAGCTTGGCCCAGGACGAGGAACTCTCTTGGCAGATTTACTTCGT GGCTCAGCAAAGTTCGTTAATTTCACTAAGGCGCTCAACATTAACTTGGTAGAATGTAGCCCTACATTGCAAAAGGTGCAGTACAATACTCTGAAATGTGAAGATGAATCTGTTGGTGATGAAAAAAGGACAGTTAGCAAGCTTTGTGGAGCCCCTGTTTATTGGCATGCCTCCCTCGAACAGGTTCCTTCAGGAT TCCCCACCATAATTGTTGCTCATGAATTCTTTGATGCTTTACCAATCCATCAATTTCAG AAAGGGTCACGCGGCTGGTGTGAAAAGATGGTGGATCTCGCAGGAGACTCATT GTTTCGCTTTGTTCTGTCTCCGCAGCCTACAGCCTCTTTAATTTTCCTCTCCAAACGTTGTCAATGGGCTAGTCCTGAGGAGCTCGAGAAGGTTGAGCAGATTGAAGTCTGCCCGAAAGCAATGGAGATTAGCGAACAGATCGCAGACCGAATTAGCTCAGATGGTGGAGGTGCTCTGATCATTGACTATGGCAAAAATGGAATAGTGTCTGATAGTCTTCAG GCAATCCGCAAACACAAATTCGTTCACATATTAGACGACCCTGGGTCTGCTGATCTCAGTGCCTATGTTGATTTTGCTGCAATCAAGCACTCTGCCAAGGATGCTTCAG ATGATATTTCCGTCCATGGACCAATGACTCAATCCCAGTTGTTGGGTTCTCTTGGTATCAACTTCCGGGTGGAAGCCCTTATGCAGAACTGTGACGAGAAGCAGGCGGAGTCTCTGAGGACAGGCTACTGGCGTCTAGTCGGAGACGGAGAAGCCCCATTCTGGGAAGGGCCTGATGACCAAACGCCCATCGGCATGGGCAGCAGGTACCTGGCCATGGCCATTGTCAACAAGAAGCATGGCTCGCCCGTTCCATTCGAGTGA
- the LOC119268276 gene encoding cytokinin riboside 5'-monophosphate phosphoribohydrolase LOG-like, translated as MAVEATAEKNTGAAAPESGDRRSRFRRICVYCGSAKGRKASYQDAAVELGKELVERGIDLVYGGGSIGLMGLVSHAVHDGGRHVIGVIPKSLMPREVTGEPVGEVRAVSGMHERKAEMVRSADAFIALPGGYGTLDELLEVLTWAQLGIHKKPIGLLNVDGFYNFFLSFIDMAVSEGFIQEDARHLVISAPTAKELVLKLEEYVPDYEIGLVWEDQGQITHGFVPELEPGIASS; from the exons ATGGCAGTTGAGGCCACGGCAGAGAAGAACACCGGCGCCGCTGCCCCGGAGAGCGGGGACAGGCGCTCCCGCTTCAGGCGGATCTGCGTCTACTGCGGCAGCGCCAAGGGCCGGAAGGCCAGCTACCAGGACGCCGCCGTCGAGCTCGGCAAGGAGCTG GTGGAGAGGGGCATCGACCTGGTCTACGGAGGAGGCTCCATTGGGCTCATGGGCCTCGTCTCCCACGCAGTCCATGATGGAGGACGCCATGTGATTGG GGTCATCCCCAAGTCCTTGATGCCCAGAGAG GTCACTGGAGAGCCTGTTGGGGAAGTCAGAGCCGTCTCCGGCATGCACGAGAGGAAGGCCGAGATGGTTCGCTCTGCTGATGCCTTCATTGCCTTACCCG GTGGCTACGGGACTCTGGATGAGCTGCTCGAGGTCCTCACGTGGGCCCAACTTGGGATCCACAAGAAGCCG ATCGGGTTGCTGAACGTGGATGGGTTCTACAATTTCTTCCTGTCCTTCATCGACATGGCTGTGAGCGAAGGATTCATACAGGAGGACGCGAGGCACCTCGTCATCTCAGCTCCAACCGCCAAGGAGCTAGTTCTCAAGCTCGAG GAGTATGTTCCGGACTACGAGATCGGGCTGGTGTGGGAGGATCAGGGCCAGATCACGCACGGCTTCGTGCCGGAGCTGGAGCCCGGCATTGCGTCGTCATGA